From Halomicrobium salinisoli, the proteins below share one genomic window:
- a CDS encoding DUF4399 domain-containing protein, which translates to MSDERISRRAFAGAIACATTTGLAGCSGGGPSSGTATEGTETTANGTDTATESSGTATEAAATDTEAVTDADETTEPEETESEATETDDAATEANDYRNGADSDASVSFAVPEDGADLTSTSVQWDASAEGVTIEEAGEVSEGAGHYHLVVDADPVTPGKTVPTDDAHVHYGSGQTDGVLELAPGEHTLHLQVGDGEHVAMDLVDTVEVTVADEATLDLETSVDGSVVEWAVTAENYTVRPADEGVASDAGHLHAVVDADPVPVGDVVPADARHVHFNDGSASGSLDLAEQLGDEYEAGEHEIHFQIATGRERATALRASATVETE; encoded by the coding sequence ATGTCTGACGAACGGATTTCACGACGGGCCTTCGCGGGTGCGATCGCCTGTGCGACGACCACCGGTCTCGCCGGTTGCAGCGGCGGCGGTCCGTCCAGCGGGACGGCGACGGAGGGGACCGAGACGACGGCGAACGGGACCGACACGGCGACGGAATCCAGCGGGACCGCGACCGAGGCGGCCGCGACGGACACGGAAGCGGTGACGGACGCCGACGAGACGACTGAACCCGAGGAGACGGAGTCCGAGGCGACGGAGACGGACGACGCGGCGACGGAGGCGAACGACTACCGGAACGGCGCCGACTCCGACGCGAGCGTCTCGTTCGCGGTGCCCGAAGACGGCGCGGACCTGACCAGCACGTCCGTCCAGTGGGACGCGTCCGCCGAGGGCGTCACCATCGAGGAGGCCGGCGAGGTCTCCGAGGGCGCCGGCCACTACCACCTCGTCGTCGACGCCGACCCCGTCACGCCCGGGAAGACCGTCCCGACCGACGACGCGCACGTCCACTACGGGAGCGGCCAGACCGACGGCGTCCTCGAACTGGCGCCCGGCGAGCACACCCTCCACCTCCAGGTCGGCGACGGCGAGCACGTGGCGATGGACCTGGTCGACACCGTCGAGGTCACCGTCGCCGACGAGGCCACCCTGGACCTCGAGACCAGCGTCGACGGCAGCGTCGTCGAGTGGGCGGTCACCGCGGAGAACTACACCGTCCGGCCCGCCGACGAGGGCGTCGCGTCCGACGCCGGCCACCTCCACGCCGTCGTCGACGCCGATCCGGTGCCGGTCGGGGACGTCGTCCCCGCCGACGCGCGCCACGTCCACTTCAACGACGGCTCCGCCAGCGGCAGCCTCGACCTCGCCGAGCAGCTGGGCGACGAGTACGAGGCCGGCGAGCACGAGATCCACTTCCAGATCGCGACCGGCCGCGAGCGCGCGACGGCGCTTCGCGCCAGCGCCACCGTCGAAACGGAGTGA
- a CDS encoding DUF7519 family protein, with translation MSAAEAFDPRPAGLSAWLTAAAALVAVAASAVTATATVLGAVGLVAMPVGVARGAGRLHRIGAMALFGGVLLAGSAGASPAAMLVATGATVVAWDAGENALELGRQVGSRARTRRAVLVHTGTTAGVAALVAGVGLGVYRFAGAGQPTVAVALLLSAALLFALLLD, from the coding sequence ATGAGCGCGGCGGAGGCGTTCGACCCGCGGCCCGCCGGCCTGTCGGCGTGGCTCACCGCGGCCGCCGCGCTGGTCGCCGTCGCCGCCAGCGCCGTCACGGCCACGGCGACGGTCCTGGGCGCGGTCGGCCTGGTCGCGATGCCCGTCGGCGTCGCCCGCGGCGCGGGCCGGCTCCACCGCATCGGCGCGATGGCGCTGTTCGGCGGCGTCCTGCTGGCCGGCAGCGCCGGGGCCTCGCCCGCGGCGATGCTCGTCGCCACGGGCGCCACGGTCGTCGCCTGGGACGCCGGCGAGAACGCCCTCGAACTCGGCCGGCAGGTCGGCTCCCGGGCGCGGACGCGCCGGGCCGTCCTCGTCCACACGGGCACGACGGCGGGCGTCGCCGCGCTCGTGGCCGGCGTCGGCCTCGGCGTCTACCGGTTCGCCGGCGCCGGCCAGCCGACGGTCGCCGTGGCGCTGCTGCTTTCGGCCGCGCTGCTGTTCGCGCTGTTGCTGGACTAG
- a CDS encoding AAA family ATPase, giving the protein MDVDEASDVCERVLDEVAGAVIAEREFFETVMLGVVARGHVLLEDVPGTGKTLTARTMADALGLSFSRVQFTPDLLPADITGTHVFDESERDFEFNEGPIFANVVLADEINRAPPKTQSALLEAMEEGQVTVDGDTYDLPEPFFVIATQNPVEMEGTFELPEAQVDRFLAKTSIGYPDEDGEFELLQRRASRDAQSPTVETVLSPAEVDDLRALPESITVEDDVLRYVSNVARATRDHRNVDVGVSPRGTQRLFEAARARAVLRGRSFVTPDDVKAVAQSVLAHRLVLTPEARVEDVAEASIVESVLESVPVPTVAH; this is encoded by the coding sequence ATGGACGTCGACGAGGCCAGCGACGTGTGCGAGCGAGTCCTCGACGAGGTGGCTGGGGCCGTCATCGCCGAGCGAGAGTTCTTCGAGACGGTTATGCTGGGGGTCGTGGCCCGGGGCCACGTCCTCCTGGAGGACGTGCCGGGGACCGGGAAGACGCTGACCGCGCGGACGATGGCCGACGCGCTCGGCCTCTCCTTTTCCCGCGTGCAGTTCACGCCGGACCTGCTGCCGGCCGACATCACGGGTACGCACGTCTTCGACGAGAGCGAGCGGGACTTCGAGTTCAACGAGGGCCCCATCTTCGCCAACGTCGTCCTCGCGGACGAGATCAACCGCGCGCCGCCGAAGACCCAGTCGGCGCTGCTGGAGGCGATGGAGGAGGGCCAGGTCACCGTCGACGGCGACACCTACGACCTGCCCGAACCGTTCTTCGTCATCGCGACGCAGAACCCCGTCGAGATGGAGGGGACCTTCGAGCTGCCGGAGGCGCAGGTCGACCGCTTCCTGGCGAAGACCTCCATCGGCTACCCCGACGAGGACGGCGAGTTCGAACTGCTGCAGCGGCGGGCCAGCAGAGACGCCCAGAGCCCGACAGTCGAGACGGTGCTGTCGCCGGCGGAGGTCGACGACCTGCGCGCGCTGCCGGAGTCGATTACCGTCGAGGACGACGTGCTCCGGTACGTCTCGAACGTGGCACGGGCGACGCGGGACCACCGCAACGTGGACGTGGGCGTCTCGCCGCGGGGCACCCAGCGGCTGTTCGAGGCCGCCCGGGCCCGCGCGGTCCTGCGCGGCCGCTCGTTCGTCACGCCCGACGACGTCAAGGCCGTGGCCCAGTCCGTACTCGCCCACCGGCTCGTGCTGACGCCCGAGGCCCGCGTCGAGGACGTCGCCGAGGCGTCCATCGTCGAGAGCGTCCTCGAGTCGGTGCCCGTTCCGACCGTCGCGCACTGA